A region from the Aquimarina sp. ERC-38 genome encodes:
- a CDS encoding SusC/RagA family TonB-linked outer membrane protein: MTLTTVIKYITYIIFFSISSACFSQVTVNGTVSNSTGIPLPGVNIVETETSNGVLTDFDGNFSITVTQIGATIEVSYVGFKTQRIAISSETNLNINLEEDQAVLDEVVVIGYQTVKKSDVTGAVSKIKTEQLAEIPSNSIEETLVGRVPGLVVNNTSDDPGAGVNVRIRGASSFTATTPLIVVDGFPLGDAGNLKQINPADIVSVEVLKDASSASIYGSRGANGVILVTTKRGQEGTMEVTFSHIASTSSFSREFDIFRNPVNLAVLTDESRANSGFTPLYIGAEDVNGTFFPSIEQIRNDYPITNYIDYVFNNPINTNSNISIIGGNEQTKYNFGLNYNTQNGIYREDELSKVTVSIGIDQKLSGKINLSTNLNFSRGSRNENLGLQFDRNITFPLLNEDGSFFQANENDFGNPAALTELRSNESTTIDLISSSIFRWELTDALQFKSQFNYSLGSSYQERFFPTQFTQLGFEGNGVAFQDNFQNQRVVVDAYLNYDKFLREDHKITLLGGYSSEYFEVRTSQLRSQDFPNQSLGAGNLSLGNEQRTSNNFIESALSSVISRINYAYKDKYLFTYTGRLDGSSNFGANNRFAFFPSGAVSWKMQNENFIQESLTFVNELKPRISWGVVGNQAISPFETLNRLGQGNFFVNGDFVTTVGPGIGSNNGIFSEFRGLGNPDLKWETTTIFDVGLDFSAFDRRLDFVVDYYNKTTDDLLVDSSLPPTSGFDFIRINAGKIENEGIEVAVNYDFIRNDNFTLSAGVIFNKNKNKVLSLGPVALNSVQTDEFGNNFRFTGFNFRDQFRSRINILAIDQPINAFYGARVTGIVQSEEEGLFNGLSGAGAFPGEFLYDDLNGDGVIDPFGKDRTIIGDPNPDFTASFTFDASYKNWELTVLFNGSFGGDVANINRFSTQAGGGQVSNLLQRYTPDNRSNEFPSLRETRNVAFSDFWLEDGTFVRLQNLRVGYNIDVSRINYVNRLKIYFSGDNLHTFTGYEGTDPEVGPTGIGGTRVPRLRRYALGINVSI; the protein is encoded by the coding sequence ATGACTCTAACTACAGTGATCAAGTACATAACCTATATTATTTTTTTTTCTATTTCCTCAGCTTGTTTTTCACAAGTTACGGTCAATGGAACAGTAAGTAATTCAACTGGAATTCCACTACCAGGGGTTAATATAGTAGAAACGGAAACTTCTAATGGTGTTCTTACAGATTTCGATGGGAATTTTTCCATTACAGTAACTCAAATAGGGGCCACTATAGAAGTTTCTTATGTGGGTTTTAAAACGCAACGCATTGCGATAAGTAGTGAAACAAATCTTAATATAAATCTTGAAGAAGATCAAGCCGTACTTGATGAGGTGGTTGTTATAGGATATCAAACTGTAAAAAAGAGCGATGTTACTGGTGCGGTAAGTAAAATTAAAACCGAACAACTCGCTGAAATCCCCTCTAATTCTATTGAGGAAACACTTGTAGGCAGAGTTCCGGGACTTGTGGTAAATAATACTTCTGACGATCCTGGAGCTGGCGTAAATGTAAGAATACGTGGAGCAAGTTCTTTTACAGCTACGACTCCCTTAATTGTAGTAGATGGTTTCCCGTTAGGTGATGCCGGAAATCTTAAGCAGATTAACCCTGCTGATATTGTTTCTGTAGAAGTTCTTAAGGACGCATCGTCTGCCTCGATATATGGTTCTCGTGGTGCAAACGGTGTAATCCTTGTTACAACTAAGAGAGGTCAAGAAGGTACAATGGAGGTAACCTTCTCACATATCGCAAGTACAAGCTCTTTTTCTAGAGAGTTTGATATCTTTAGAAACCCAGTTAATCTTGCCGTTCTCACGGATGAAAGTAGAGCCAATTCCGGATTTACACCTCTATATATAGGAGCAGAAGATGTAAATGGTACTTTCTTCCCTTCTATAGAGCAAATTAGAAATGACTATCCTATAACTAATTATATAGATTACGTTTTTAATAACCCTATAAATACGAATAGCAACATAAGTATTATAGGTGGTAATGAACAAACAAAATATAATTTTGGACTTAATTATAACACTCAAAATGGTATTTATAGAGAAGATGAGTTAAGCAAGGTAACCGTAAGCATAGGTATAGATCAGAAACTCAGTGGTAAGATTAATTTATCTACTAATCTCAATTTTTCAAGGGGATCTAGAAATGAGAATCTAGGTTTGCAATTTGATCGTAATATTACATTCCCACTCCTTAATGAAGATGGTAGCTTTTTTCAAGCAAACGAGAATGATTTTGGAAACCCTGCCGCCCTTACAGAGTTAAGATCTAATGAGTCTACAACAATTGACTTAATTTCCTCTTCCATATTTAGATGGGAACTTACAGATGCATTGCAGTTTAAATCACAATTTAACTACAGCCTTGGTAGCTCTTACCAAGAGCGCTTCTTCCCTACACAGTTCACGCAGTTAGGTTTTGAGGGTAATGGTGTAGCTTTTCAGGATAACTTCCAGAATCAAAGAGTTGTAGTAGATGCATATCTTAACTATGATAAGTTTTTAAGAGAAGATCATAAGATTACTTTATTAGGGGGTTATTCATCTGAGTATTTTGAGGTGCGTACGTCGCAATTGCGTTCTCAAGACTTTCCAAATCAATCGCTAGGTGCTGGAAATCTTAGTCTAGGTAACGAGCAAAGAACTTCAAATAATTTTATAGAGTCTGCATTATCATCAGTCATCTCACGTATAAACTATGCCTACAAAGATAAATACTTATTTACCTATACAGGAAGACTAGATGGGTCTTCCAACTTTGGTGCAAATAACAGATTTGCATTTTTCCCCTCTGGCGCTGTAAGTTGGAAAATGCAAAATGAGAATTTTATTCAAGAAAGTTTGACATTTGTAAATGAACTTAAGCCAAGAATAAGTTGGGGTGTTGTAGGTAACCAAGCGATTAGCCCTTTTGAGACGCTTAATAGACTAGGACAAGGTAATTTCTTTGTAAATGGAGATTTTGTAACTACGGTAGGACCAGGTATAGGATCTAACAATGGAATCTTCTCGGAGTTTAGAGGTCTTGGTAACCCTGATCTTAAGTGGGAAACCACTACAATTTTTGATGTAGGGCTTGATTTTTCTGCCTTTGACAGAAGACTTGACTTTGTAGTAGATTATTATAATAAAACGACAGACGACCTTCTGGTAGACAGCAGTTTACCACCTACTTCCGGATTTGATTTTATAAGAATAAATGCAGGAAAAATAGAAAATGAAGGAATTGAGGTAGCCGTTAATTATGACTTTATAAGAAATGATAACTTTACATTATCTGCCGGAGTTATATTTAATAAAAACAAAAACAAAGTATTGAGTCTAGGTCCAGTGGCACTTAATTCTGTACAGACAGATGAATTTGGTAATAACTTTAGATTTACAGGTTTTAATTTTAGAGATCAATTTAGATCACGCATCAATATACTAGCGATTGATCAACCTATCAATGCATTTTATGGTGCGCGTGTAACGGGTATTGTACAATCCGAGGAAGAAGGTCTATTTAACGGTTTGTCAGGAGCTGGAGCATTTCCAGGAGAATTCTTATATGATGACCTTAATGGGGATGGAGTGATTGATCCTTTTGGAAAAGATAGAACAATTATAGGAGATCCTAATCCGGATTTCACAGCGAGTTTCACCTTTGACGCATCTTATAAGAACTGGGAACTTACCGTATTGTTTAATGGATCCTTCGGGGGAGATGTAGCAAACATAAATCGTTTTAGTACGCAAGCCGGGGGAGGACAAGTAAGTAATTTATTGCAACGTTATACTCCGGATAATAGAAGTAATGAGTTTCCGTCATTGCGAGAAACGAGAAATGTTGCATTTTCTGACTTTTGGTTAGAGGACGGTACATTTGTGAGGTTACAAAATTTAAGAGTGGGCTACAATATTGATGTTAGTAGAATTAATTACGTTAATAGGTTAAAGATCTATTTCAGTGGAGACAATTTACACACATTTACAGGCTATGAGGGAACAGATCCGGAGGTAGGTCCTACTGGAATAGGTGGCACGAGAGTTCCGCGATTAAGAAGATATGCACTGGGTATTAATGTTTCTATATAA
- a CDS encoding IS1182 family transposase, which yields MQGKKIYQEKLFNSFQLSDRVGKGNFYRRLKEALDLDYLYNLTSKFYGSSGQKSIDPVVFFKLCLVGYLENIISDRKLIEHCSMRLDILYFLGYDIDEELPWHSTISRTRQLFPESIFEEVFTKVLELCVEKGMVSGHTQAIDSAPVKANASMDSLELKVPSQDLDAHLAEVRHISKRDKQTFRKAKQDKSSKDQRIITANEKELQGITSRNKRWSKDQDQRPGAGNKGSRYTSNKTHYSPTDPDARISVKPGKARKLNYLSQLSVDTNNHVITDIKAYHADGKDNQQLPDIVKRLQRRLWKQGMFWENCVADTGYSSGENYAFLESQGIKSFIPPHGTYKGGPDGFQYIETEDHYLCPKGNVIPFTKEFLDYRTKTRKKEYRASKKICTGCPLRKECLKSSQEKRITVTYYRAEYERNIARVNSKQGRYMKAKRQSTVEPVFGTLTQFMGLRKINTIGIQQANKIMHLAAIAYNLKKYLKFTKKNPISKVGVCLAHNFSIKIPFKA from the coding sequence ATGCAAGGCAAGAAGATATATCAGGAGAAGTTGTTCAATAGTTTCCAGCTTAGTGACCGTGTTGGCAAAGGTAATTTCTACCGCAGGCTTAAAGAGGCTTTGGACCTGGACTATTTATACAATCTTACTTCAAAGTTTTATGGTTCTAGCGGTCAAAAAAGTATTGATCCAGTGGTTTTCTTCAAACTCTGTTTGGTAGGTTATCTGGAGAATATCATAAGTGACCGCAAGCTTATTGAACACTGTAGTATGCGACTGGATATTCTTTATTTCTTAGGGTATGATATTGATGAAGAACTTCCTTGGCATTCGACTATCTCGAGAACACGTCAGTTATTTCCGGAGTCCATATTTGAAGAGGTCTTTACAAAAGTACTTGAGTTGTGTGTGGAAAAAGGTATGGTCAGTGGTCACACCCAGGCTATTGACAGCGCCCCTGTAAAAGCCAATGCATCCATGGATAGTTTAGAGCTTAAAGTCCCAAGCCAAGATCTGGATGCCCACCTGGCAGAAGTACGCCATATCAGTAAAAGAGATAAACAAACCTTCAGAAAAGCCAAGCAGGATAAATCCAGTAAAGACCAAAGAATCATTACTGCTAATGAGAAAGAACTGCAAGGAATCACTTCCAGGAACAAAAGATGGTCAAAAGATCAGGATCAGCGCCCGGGAGCTGGAAACAAAGGAAGTCGTTATACGAGTAATAAAACTCATTACAGTCCCACAGATCCGGATGCAAGGATCAGTGTTAAGCCAGGTAAGGCCAGAAAACTGAACTATTTAAGCCAACTCAGTGTAGATACAAACAACCACGTCATTACCGATATAAAAGCTTACCATGCAGACGGCAAGGATAACCAGCAACTACCTGATATTGTAAAGCGCTTACAAAGGCGGTTATGGAAGCAAGGTATGTTTTGGGAAAATTGTGTAGCTGATACTGGTTATAGTAGTGGAGAGAACTATGCATTTTTGGAAAGTCAAGGTATAAAAAGTTTTATACCGCCTCACGGCACCTATAAGGGTGGTCCGGATGGTTTTCAGTATATAGAAACAGAAGATCATTATCTGTGTCCCAAAGGAAACGTAATCCCATTTACCAAAGAGTTTTTAGATTATAGAACCAAAACAAGAAAGAAGGAATACAGAGCCAGTAAAAAGATATGTACCGGTTGTCCACTGCGTAAAGAATGCCTAAAGAGCAGTCAGGAGAAACGAATAACGGTTACTTATTACCGGGCGGAATATGAGCGTAACATAGCTAGAGTAAACAGTAAACAGGGGCGCTATATGAAAGCCAAACGGCAGAGTACTGTGGAGCCGGTATTTGGGACTCTTACCCAATTTATGGGACTACGAAAAATTAATACTATTGGAATCCAGCAAGCAAACAAGATTATGCACTTGGCGGCTATTGCTTATAACTTGAAGAAATACCTGAAATTCACCAAGAAAAACCCAATAAGTAAAGTGGGAGTCTGTTTAGCCCATAATTTTTCGATTAAAATACCTTTTAAGGCGTAA
- a CDS encoding RagB/SusD family nutrient uptake outer membrane protein gives MKKLNYTFTKAFLVLTVISCSLDPEPTTFLTDSNFFNTPEETNSAVLHAYQAMTLLDYIRPYMNIPTTASEEAFAKEGEGLNIDQFDVFNVDDRNQNLEQFFRLSYVSLNRANTVIEKTKNVSYEPDLAAKFQGEGYFLRAFHHFMIARIFGSAPLRLSAIDQLDEVLGATNAPLQDMYASIVSDLENAIAQLPVQREGGRADRVAAQALLSKVYLTMASARSTGSPGYDWVSDPNEMYSRAAGFASDVVNGQSVFTFDNDLLNVYDVSDAESFNGPEHIFFIPQDRNGLVEGEFSKLSKFFIAADTPSESFLEDGTVTHGGFGVYVSELQFLSSFPAGDRRRADLIVEELFNEQGEQVWTPNGGESQPFTRKYMDPNFIGDNTSTHPFVIRYTDILLVLAEAVGPTGEGYAAVNKVRMRAGLAPLAPGLSVQDFRDAILEERSYELAFEANRLYDLRRTNNVENVIQGIYRKPITNSAYFFPIPAIEGNLNN, from the coding sequence ATGAAAAAACTTAATTACACTTTTACAAAAGCGTTTCTAGTATTGACAGTAATTTCTTGTTCATTAGATCCGGAGCCAACTACGTTTTTAACCGATTCTAACTTTTTTAATACTCCGGAAGAAACAAACTCTGCGGTATTGCATGCATATCAGGCTATGACTTTGTTAGATTATATCCGGCCATATATGAATATCCCTACCACCGCATCTGAAGAAGCTTTTGCAAAAGAAGGAGAAGGTCTTAATATTGATCAGTTTGATGTATTTAATGTAGACGATAGAAATCAGAACCTGGAACAGTTTTTTAGATTGAGTTACGTGTCATTAAATCGAGCAAACACGGTAATTGAAAAAACGAAAAATGTAAGTTATGAGCCGGATTTAGCAGCTAAATTCCAAGGAGAAGGTTATTTTCTTCGTGCATTTCATCATTTTATGATAGCGAGGATCTTTGGGTCTGCGCCACTACGGCTTTCTGCGATAGATCAACTCGATGAGGTTTTGGGAGCTACAAACGCCCCTCTGCAAGATATGTACGCTTCTATTGTCTCTGACTTAGAAAATGCCATTGCTCAATTGCCTGTCCAAAGAGAGGGAGGTCGTGCAGATAGGGTTGCAGCACAAGCATTACTTTCTAAGGTGTATCTAACCATGGCTTCTGCAAGAAGTACAGGAAGTCCAGGATATGATTGGGTTTCTGATCCTAATGAAATGTATTCACGTGCAGCTGGTTTTGCGTCTGATGTTGTAAATGGTCAAAGTGTTTTTACCTTTGATAACGATTTATTGAATGTTTACGATGTCTCTGATGCTGAGAGTTTTAATGGACCAGAACATATATTCTTTATTCCTCAAGATCGTAATGGTCTGGTAGAAGGGGAGTTTTCTAAACTATCTAAGTTCTTTATCGCGGCAGACACGCCTTCAGAATCATTCCTAGAAGATGGAACAGTAACTCACGGAGGTTTTGGAGTTTATGTGTCTGAACTTCAATTTCTATCCTCTTTTCCAGCCGGAGATAGAAGACGTGCAGATCTTATAGTAGAAGAACTTTTTAACGAGCAAGGTGAGCAGGTGTGGACGCCTAATGGCGGGGAATCACAACCATTTACCAGAAAATATATGGATCCCAATTTTATAGGAGATAATACGAGTACGCATCCATTTGTGATACGGTACACGGATATTTTGTTAGTGCTGGCGGAAGCGGTTGGACCTACGGGAGAAGGATATGCAGCAGTAAATAAGGTAAGAATGCGTGCTGGTCTTGCTCCACTTGCCCCAGGATTGTCTGTACAAGATTTTAGAGATGCTATTCTCGAAGAGCGTTCGTATGAACTTGCCTTTGAAGCAAACAGATTATACGATTTAAGAAGAACAAATAACGTAGAAAATGTTATCCAGGGGATTTATAGAAAACCAATTACAAATAGTGCCTACTTTTTTCCAATCCCTGCCATAGAAGGCAATTTGAACAATTAA
- a CDS encoding AraC family transcriptional regulator: MKIIKEITPLNLTAPFVLQRHENAQFDYPLHYHSEYEINYITNFYGKRIAGDSIERCDTEELALLGPGLQHIWTSDTPETNATVITLQFSEGFLGNIDKEYRIFHKIKELLNLSKKGIHFSKPTRDKVGKKLEKLVTLEDLPSFFLFIEILQDLAVSKDKYILSSSVPKGSSQQVKSRRINKVIQHIYDHYQKDLKLDDLAHIANMSPSAFSHFFKKRTNINFTQFLLNYRLSMASKLLVETELAINEISFKVGFKTLSNFNRSFKRKYNVSPRQFKRVFEKI; encoded by the coding sequence GTGAAAATTATTAAGGAAATAACACCACTTAATTTAACTGCACCTTTTGTACTCCAAAGGCACGAGAATGCTCAATTTGATTATCCCCTTCATTATCATTCAGAATATGAAATAAATTATATCACAAATTTTTACGGAAAACGGATAGCCGGTGACAGTATAGAGCGCTGTGATACTGAAGAACTAGCACTACTTGGCCCCGGACTACAACACATCTGGACATCAGATACTCCTGAGACTAATGCCACAGTAATTACGCTTCAATTTTCTGAAGGATTTTTAGGCAATATCGATAAGGAATATAGAATCTTTCATAAGATAAAAGAGCTTCTCAATTTATCAAAGAAGGGCATACATTTTTCTAAACCCACAAGAGATAAAGTAGGAAAAAAATTAGAAAAATTGGTGACCTTAGAAGACCTACCTTCTTTCTTTCTGTTTATAGAAATCCTACAAGACCTTGCCGTTTCTAAAGATAAGTATATATTATCATCGTCTGTACCTAAAGGAAGTTCACAGCAGGTAAAAAGTAGAAGAATTAACAAGGTAATTCAGCACATATACGACCATTACCAAAAAGATTTAAAACTAGATGACCTGGCACATATTGCAAATATGTCACCTTCGGCATTTAGTCACTTTTTTAAAAAGAGGACTAATATCAACTTCACACAATTTCTACTGAATTATAGATTGAGTATGGCATCAAAACTTCTTGTAGAAACCGAGTTAGCCATAAACGAGATTTCGTTTAAAGTGGGCTTTAAAACATTATCAAATTTCAACAGATCTTTTAAGCGTAAATATAATGTTTCACCTCGACAGTTTAAGCGAGTGTTTGAAAAAATATAA
- a CDS encoding IS30 family transposase yields MEHLTLEERYKISALLELKTPKKEIAEQLGRDRSTIYREVGRNADHRSGKYNAELAQRKAQKRHKDKTKHKVFTPSMEKLVCDGLQDHLSPEQIKGRAMLEGTPCVSHERIYQFIWQDKKAGGRTYLCLRNKGRKYQKRGGKQAGRGCIPNRRDITERPRVVDKKERIGDLEIDLVIGKDHRGALVTINDRATGMLRMGHIENKSAREVQVKTEELLEDWKPFIKTITSDNGKEFANHQEIAEELDIDFYFAKPYHSWQRGANENLNGLIRQYFPKGSSFAEITKEAVEKVENILNNRPRKRFGYKTPNEVYATFINKTQTVAFIT; encoded by the coding sequence ATGGAACATTTAACGCTGGAGGAAAGGTACAAAATATCAGCGCTTTTAGAACTTAAAACCCCTAAAAAGGAAATAGCAGAACAGTTGGGTCGGGATCGCTCTACTATATATAGGGAAGTAGGACGCAATGCTGATCACCGAAGTGGGAAGTACAATGCTGAGCTAGCCCAAAGAAAAGCCCAAAAACGCCATAAGGATAAAACAAAGCATAAGGTTTTTACCCCTTCCATGGAGAAGCTTGTTTGTGATGGGCTTCAAGACCACCTTAGCCCGGAACAGATCAAAGGAAGGGCTATGCTAGAGGGGACCCCTTGTGTATCGCATGAACGTATTTACCAGTTTATATGGCAGGATAAGAAAGCAGGCGGGAGAACATACCTTTGTTTGCGTAATAAGGGAAGGAAGTACCAGAAAAGAGGCGGTAAGCAAGCAGGTAGGGGGTGCATCCCTAATAGAAGGGACATAACAGAACGCCCCCGGGTAGTAGACAAAAAAGAAAGGATAGGTGACCTTGAGATTGACCTGGTGATAGGTAAAGACCATAGAGGTGCCCTTGTCACTATAAACGATAGGGCTACAGGGATGCTAAGGATGGGACATATAGAAAACAAATCAGCCCGGGAAGTCCAGGTGAAAACGGAAGAACTACTGGAAGATTGGAAGCCCTTTATTAAAACTATTACCAGTGACAACGGGAAGGAGTTTGCAAACCATCAGGAAATAGCAGAGGAGCTTGACATTGATTTCTACTTTGCAAAACCCTACCATAGCTGGCAAAGGGGTGCCAATGAAAACCTCAACGGGCTGATAAGGCAGTATTTCCCAAAAGGTAGTAGCTTTGCAGAGATAACTAAGGAAGCGGTAGAGAAAGTAGAAAACATTTTAAACAATAGGCCTAGGAAAAGGTTCGGGTATAAAACACCCAATGAGGTATACGCAACTTTTATCAACAAAACGCAAACTGTTGCATTTATAACTTGA